The DNA sequence AAAAGCTGATTTTCGGGTCAGTGGTTAGTGTTAggttgaggttagggttaggagaagTCTCCAGGATATTAATGTAAGTCTATACAacgtccccaaaagtgacctaaaCCTGATGAAAGTGCACATaatatgtgtgagtgagtgagagtagGAGAGGACCTTCATTTTGATGTCCTCAGGAGCCAGCGTGAAATTGTCCAGGTTGTAGTCTCCATGTGTGTCAGCGTAGGTGTACAGACGGGTGGAGAAGTCACAGCTGGCCATAGGTACACGCACCACACTGTAGCCAATACCTACCAGACACACAGCATTACTTCCAAGTAGATAATAACTCAGTGCtataatttattttctgttacCTAAGTGTTATTGAGATATGTTTAGAAATGTTTGATGTTCAAATCAGTGATTCCAAGCATGTTGTGATGAAAATCTAATGAAATGAGTTATTGAAGCTTTTCTCTTACACAAATGATGATCCTGCATATATTTGACATATAATGACATATACTTGCTTAGTTTCACTCAATTCCTGGATGCCTATGGGATcatgattatgttatttgatctTACAGACACTGAACAATCTAGCCAAAATAGCCTGATTGCTGTTTGATATAACGTCAGACTAcatcaaatacataaaaaggtTTGTCTGAAgggtttttattaatttcttacTTTAGGGAAGTGGGGAAAAATGTAGAACTCTCCAAAACTACAGTAACTTTGAACTAGCTCTATAACCAAATCACACAGATTTAGGCTATTCTGTGTGATCTCCATTTGTTGACTAATGTAGAAaaaattcacattcattcactgaGCTTCCTCTGAAACTGTTTGGGGCCCCCGTGGGGAGGCCCGCCTCCCTCTTTGAAGACATCTGTTGTAGATTGAAACATATTCTCATTAATATCCTCACTCTTATAACAAGTGCTACCAATGATGTTGCATGATGGTGATTCTGACACTGTGGGGCCCTGATTAACGTGACCACTGCCACTGCTATGTGAAAAACACAGGTTGCAATGTGtccataaattaaaaaaaaaaacataaataattaaataattaaatatgcaTCCTATGGTTATTGCAAACTTTGGGGGCCCAAAAGTgacacagaaatgaaaaataggaaaataaatgaggaaataaatgaaaacatgtttgaagtaatattgaaataaataaacatggtaaaaaaaaaaaatgtttaaatgaatgaagtgaataaattaaattaatactgtaaatataacaACTGGCAAAAGAACAGTCACATTGCACTTTTTTGATGTCTTATTACTCTGCAGTTGCATAGAAAGAGCCGTGTTTTCATTGGCCACAGGTGTCAACAGCGTACCTTCAGGGGAGAAATACTGTCGAAGCAGCTGGTCCTGAGCTCCAGCAGAAAGAGACAGGATGTTGATAGCTGCTGCATCTGTCATCGCTCCACCAAACCCCCTGATCTTCTGATACTTCTGGTAGGGATTGATAGTCAGCCTGAGGCCTGAAAAAGAGACACATGAACaacatttagaaataaaataaaataaaaaaaaaaccctctccaACACCACTGACCTTGCAACAAAAGCTCACAATCTGCTCTCTCACCTGCTCCAGTGCTGGTCACCTGGATCTGACCCCGGCCTGCCTCTAGTCTGCTGCCTGCCCTGCTGCTCAGGTAGGAGAGGTACTGTCccagaggagggagggtgacTGACCCCACACTGTCACAGTAGGTTGaattacactcacacaccacaGAGTCATAGCCAAAGTTTTTCGCAACACATTTATTACTtcctgaaagaagaagaaatcataGAAACATTATTTATCAGTGTGACAGTAAACAAGGATTTCCTCAGTAAGGAGGcaagaaaacaggaaacaacTAAGACAACTGCAAGtgaaaatcagctgttttctgGGTTGTTATATTACCTGTACAGAGTGTCACTTTTGTTGTGAGGAAAACAAGGGCCAACAGAACAGCTGATGGCAATGACGATCCCATTTTATCTGGAAAAAAAGTAGATCCAAATTAGGCTCCAGACGGATGAAGACGGACTCAACCCAGACTAAGTCAGCCTAAAAACAAATGAACGACACAACTGATCTGTCCATttagctgacacacacactgacacacacacacacacactgacacacacacacatccattcaCTGTGTTTCCACTCATAACACTTCAGAGATCAGCTCACTTTGAAGGATCCGGAGAGAAGCTCAACATGTCCCACGGATGAACTCGAGTATTTCCACTGAACCGTCACCTTAACTTTGTCCAAGTTGCCATGCCAGCCTCTCCCGGACGATttgtggtttggtttggtttgacgagccgtgtgatcatgtgatcttGTCAACGATCACGTGAACAACCGTGCAATGACCTGTTACTGCCGCTAGGTGTTACCGTTTCACAAAATAAAttagaataaaggaagggacTTGATAGACGTTTTGGGCTCTTTTGATACGTGGAGAAtaactgtactgtaaatacaacCATGCAGTTTGATCTCATTCAGGATGAggttcatgtttttaatgacaATTGTTGCGCTATTGTTAAAACTATAATTCTAAGATTTGTCAGTTAATTAAATAGATGTTTGACaaagttaataataatacatttaatttcccCATTTCTCCCCATATTAGTTTCCAAGGTTCCCTAAAAATGTTAAGAAAAGTGACATTAAAGGCactttactttaattttttttaatgtaacaaGCCAAGTCATGGATgtcattcccccccccccccaaaaaaaaatccctgttCTGTATTTGTAAACTAAATTACCGAAATAACTGATTTAATTAAATCTTTCTCCACGGTGTCTGGCTCATGTCTGATTATTAAGTGTAACTAGTAGCAATTAAAGATTGCATGCTGCCTTTGATACTTTTCtcaaaagaaaaagtatgtCACTATGGATTTGAACTGATAATCATTTATTGTAGAGCTGAGAAGATTAATCAACTATTTCTGTAGTCACTTAATtgattagtttattttttggttctagcttcttaaatgtttattttttctggtTCATTTACTCCtatatgacaataaactgaatatgtttgggTTGAATGTTTGtcgggacaaaacaagacattttaagttTCATTCTGGGCTTTGGGAAATAGccatcaacatttttcaccattttctgacaagACCAAACAACTACTTGATTAATCAAGATAGTTGACAGGTTCATTTATAATGACAAGAATCATTAGTTACAGCCCTAAACAACAAAGacaattcttttttaaaactttggtCAGCATTTTATTATCAAAGTAACACACATGCATCATAAGTTATACACATTATAGACAGACATTTGTTTATGTATTTCcactgatatgtgtgtgtgtgtgtgtgtgtgtgtgtgtgtgtgtgtgtgtgtgtgtgtgtgtgatttaagtCTTTCTGTGACTTCATAAGTGGCCACAAATTTTTTCAAACATCCACGGATTTCTGTTGCTCAAGAAGATGagttctttcttcccttcctctgttctgCCTGGTAAAGATAGAAAGTGATTAAAACACAATCATATGAAtgtttgcattttgtgtgttgttttgggttttttagcATCAACACTTACTCTGTGGATGCTGTAGCCACTGGCGGTCCATATAGTAGAGGTAACAACTCTCAAACTCCTTCTCGCTGTAGACGGGCACTGACACCGGGATGAATGGGTCCATGCTGTCAAACCCTTTCTGAtgagcaaacacacagatagaAAGTCAATATAAGGGACACACCTGTACGCATCAGCTGAGTTTAACACAGAGCCCATTATTCTCATAAAaggtatgtttgtatgtgaaatgaaacatttaattttcggaaaatgtttaatacatatgcacacattagcagcacacagacaataaacttgtTTCCAAAGAAATTATTGAAAAATGGAATGAAATGTATCACAGGTCAGgtcaatatttatatatttctgaaaagagggggagaaatcaatactgtatattttaaaatatggcTTAACCTAATGTGTAACGCAAGTTGAAATCAAGCCCACATAGTCAGTGGTCAAGAGCTTAATATTATGcaataacattaacatattgtattttatcATGTAACACAAAAATGTTTCTTGACCCTACTTTGATCTTCCAGCATAAGTGGAAGAGGTGGAAGAGGTGGAAGAGGTGGAAGAGGTGGAAGAGGTGGAAGAGGTGGAAGAGGTGAGAAAAATCGTCTTGAGACATGGAGATGACAAAAATGTCCACAAAAATATTGCTTCAAACCACAACATTGTGCATCAGTGTCTTCGACACAAAGGAGCAGTACGGGGGCAGTTCGGACAAATTGGAGAATTAAattttgtttatgtgtctgtTCGGGCAAAGCTTTGCTTAtgtactccccccccccctgttcCAAACAGCCCAGTTGGTACAGAGAAAAGGCCTCTATGTGCAAAGAAAAGGATGAGACTCATCCTATGTTGACAAATGTCACATGTATCTATTTCCTGCTGGCAATGTTACTAGAAAGTCTGCCTGTTTAGTTGTTCACAGACAACAAAAAGTTGAGATATTGTCTACAAAAGTAACAGAGTTGAATGGTGCAGTGTGGAGGTCAGCTTTGCAATTTCCTGACTAATGcacaaagttaaaaaagagaggaCAAGACTGATCTGCTGTCGGAGCTCGAGGGCAAGTGTTACAGATAACAGAGTACAGTATAATGATCTCTGACCTCTCCCAGCAGCTCTTGAGGCAAGTAGTCAGATTTCGATTTGTAGAGAGCGCCAGTCTGAGACAAAGCCGTGATGATGGCACCTCCAACCTGAGACAAGAAGGTGAATATTAAGGCCACAAAAAAGTCTGagatataatattatataataaagtaCTGTCATGCAACTGTGGGCGACATCTTTGAGGTGCTGTTCTCACCAAGTCGCTTTTCATCAGCTTCCTCAGGTTATAAACCAAAGTGAGCTCCTCTGGATCCGCCTGATGACAGTGAAAAAGAGACACACATGAGATCTGTGAGAACTGAAGGGAAAGCATGAAGACAACTATGAGGAATGACAGGATTGTGAATGTGTTATCTCACAGCGCTCTTATCCTCTTTCATGATCGTGGATCTTCCCCACAGGGCGTTGACACCATCCACAGCCACGGCCAGGCGAAAGTCTGACCCTGGCTGCCCACTTTGCTGCCTCAGCTCCTTCATCACCGCCCCCACCACATCACTGCCACTCTTCGCACGATTTATACCCTACGGCAAAGAAATGCAATGCAGTATGTAGGGAAATCCTTCAATATGCAATCTAATCACATTAAAACTACAACAAGCAACAGTCAGCAGCTAAATATTAATTTCTATGTCAAGTCAGGTGCAATATGTCTGTGAGTTTTCCTTATTTTAGAGCAAATGATAGCAGAGCAAAATGACTGATTAGACAAAGTGAGAAATTCACAGTGTTCTTTTTTCGCCTTTGTCTGTGTGTAGTACAAAAATATTGCACTGATCCATCACTGTGCTCATTCCATCGACCATTGATCACCACTAAGCACAGACAAGGTGAAAGATGAAATTTTAATGATCCCCGTGGAGAAATCAGTTGggcagagggaaagaaaaggtagaaaaaataaaagaaactgaTGAAACGGTCTAATAAGGGAAGATAAACCATCTGCATTCCCAAAGAACACAGAAGAAATACTTGGAAGCAGAAAAATCAATAAGCCAAGTTGTGATTTCCAAGACTCACCTGATCCACCAGCTCTCCGAGCAGACTTCCTTCCTCTGTGAACTCCCTCTTTGTCCACACGTAGCGTTTCGTTGTCTTTATCTGGGAAGGAAACAGTGCAGTTTCATTGAAGAGGTTTTCATTTAAGTTCCTACACAAGGTCTTGTGTGTCTTGTAAAATATAAGATCTTAGGTTAACAGGAAGCTACAAATGCTTTAGTTTCTTCCATGACACAAATCATTTCAATTTATATCTCAACCAACAGTTTTTAAgtagttttctttttacaatAATACCATGTGAGAATATGTGTGTTCcttgttttaaaacaaaatgtgtgtaCAGGAAAATTTCTCAAGTTTATTTATCAAAAACCAATTCAATCACAGTTAGATAATGCTCTAATTATACCATTTATCTTATTCTTTCACAGCTTTTAGACTAAAATGTATTGCATATAAATATTCTACTCATATTTGTATTCACACTCTGTAGAGCAGAGCCTGACTGAGtacttattcattttattataacaTCAGAATACCCCTCATAtaataaaccacacacactgtttgCTAGTTGCTACTGTGATATGCAGAGATTCTGTAATTCAAACTCTTCTTTTACAGCGGTGCATGAGGGTAAATACATTCAGGTGGTGTCATTAAGCAGTTCAGTTGTTTTATGTGTATCAGCATGCAACATAAACTGCTGTGAAAACACAGTGAAGGCACATTTATAGTTTATAAATGTGCTTGTTAAGAATGTGACACATTTTACACTTCACAAGTCTTGATTTGTCTTCTTATTAAGTAGCTTCATATCACAGAACGCAGCCCATGTAAATGTAGTCTGTTTGATTCTCACAAAGGCAGCCATATACAAATCATTACCTTTGAAAGGAAATGCTGGTTGGTGGTTCTGAAGTTCCGCAGCCATTCTGTGGCTTGTAACGGTTGGTCAAAACGAGAGGTGTTATAGGATGAAGGCAGCAGCTCCTTACAGTTCTTCACCCAGCGGTGGGCTGTTTGAAGCAAACACAGAGTAGATGTAGGATGGTTTCTATGTTCTATGTTTCTGCTATGCttaacaggtgtgtgtgattgtggttgtgattttgtgtgtgtgtgtgtgtgtgtgtgtgtgtgtctcaccatCAGGTATATGCAGCACCAACCATCCTTGTGTGTAGCAATAGTGGACTGTGTGGCAGAGAGAAATCGTCTTTCCACTTCCTTTTAATCCATCTGATCAACTTCATAAAGGTTAATAAACGTTTTATCAGGAGCATCAAGAGAAGAACAGAGTTTTTATATTTAGGACTTTTTAATATCActtttcaataaaaatatatgatatgGTAATATATGATAATTCTAGTAATATAATTACTCAATTAATTATGACCTGGACCCATTTAAGTGGTAGAAAATTGATGGATGGGTTAACAAATTGAAGTAAGTAATTGAAGTTTTTGCTATAACTTTTCACTTCCCATTATGAGTTGATGAACTTCCTGGCAACTGTagagagcagcaacaacatCGTGTGCTACAGGTCTGATGGTGCTAACTGCAactccaccaaaaaaaaaaaaaaagatgtcacaGCTTTCTGCAGCACAATTACCTGTTGCACCAGTTTCATTTGTAGTTTATAGATGTAGAACGTCTCTCGACTGTCAAAACAAAAATTATAACTGTTTATAGAAAAATATTCCAAATGTGATACTTTTTATTACTTTGTATGGtcttttttttgaggggggcTGAATTCAATGCTTTTAAAGCTGCAGAATCCTTGGAAGAAGAGTATGTTTGtctgcatgcttgtgtgtgtgaacagatgTTTTAAAGGATACAGAATACATATCGAAGAGAAGGTTTGCTGCTGTCTGTTTTCTTCAGGTAAGACATGACCTCCAGCGCAGGCTGCCTCACCATCATACAGGCTTCATTGAACGTCTTCACCTGAAAGGATACATAAAACTCACTACACgttctttttcacttttctaTTATATTAAAACTTGTTGAGTCAGACCACAAGAGATGAGCCAGTAAATCTAAAAAGAATTATACGTTTGCGtgaacaaaacataaaaagaacCAACCTGCTGTTCATAGCGCCAGGGGAGGCCTTGAGGGAAGAGGGTACGGATGTGTGCTTGGGGTACAGTGTAATATTGTCCAATATGTTTCTGTGACTGACATGCCTAGAAGGAAACAAAGATTAGACAAAGACAATTGGTTATGATTATAATACACCAGCAACAAACAAGATGCTGTAATGTGCGTTCACTCTGTTGCTAATGAAAGCGGTCTTGAAACTGGTGAAGCCAGATTCACTTACTGGATCATTCTCATGTGTTCTGAAGACCGAGAAGGGCTCAGGTTCTGACACTTCAGCCACAGCCTCATGCTGTTGGCCACACGTGCTGGTGTGAAGGGATCGCACATGTGTTACCTGCAAAAGTTTAGAGTGAATGATTGAATACTTTAATTTAAGTGTCATAAACCCAATAGCACACAGCTAACATGGGCAGGTAACACAAATAATACTGCATCACAACATAATAtatcacatataaatataacaaattGGTGGTAAGCCATAAACAAAAGTGATTACTTGATTACTCATTTAGttctattttgataatcagtaATTGTTTagggtcattttttaaagagaagaaaagtcCCAATTATCgaattccttctttctttagtctaataataaactgaatatttctgGGTTATGAATTGCTGGTaagtcaaaatgacaaaacaagacatctgaggatgacatttttcaccattttctgacattttatagacctcAGTAATGAAAAGAATTAATAACTGCAGTCCTAAAGCCAAGTCAAACTTCCTTATATGTAATCATGTACTGTAGTTTACAATCATCTGTCATGTTGAGCAGACTGGGATATCGGGCATGTTGAGGGTGACTTTTGCACTGGGTGAAAAATGTTTGCagcatgtttaatattttggaCCATTTCTCTATACAATTTTCAAACAAGAGTCTTAAAAATAGGTTCATAGGCCCTGTCTTAAAAACAACAGGCAGGTATCCatagaaacactgaaacaggtgTTGATCACAGCAATAATTCCTGCAGTTCATAATGACAATTAGAAGATCCTTTCTTAATGCACTCTCAATATAAGTGATGGGGGTCAAAATCTCTTTGGGCAAAAATGCATACAAAATTTGATGTGAAACTAATGAGgtcaaatcaagtggatatcttccacaattaacatatttttaaacacaaattcCCC is a window from the Scomber japonicus isolate fScoJap1 chromosome 10, fScoJap1.pri, whole genome shotgun sequence genome containing:
- the dap3 gene encoding 28S ribosomal protein S29, mitochondrial, coding for MALHRLSFRLRQTVTHVRSLHTSTCGQQHEAVAEVSEPEPFSVFRTHENDPACQSQKHIGQYYTVPQAHIRTLFPQGLPWRYEQQVKTFNEACMMVRQPALEVMSYLKKTDSSKPSLRYVFYGLKGSGKTISLCHTVHYCYTQGWLVLHIPDAHRWVKNCKELLPSSYNTSRFDQPLQATEWLRNFRTTNQHFLSKIKTTKRYVWTKREFTEEGSLLGELVDQGINRAKSGSDVVGAVMKELRQQSGQPGSDFRLAVAVDGVNALWGRSTIMKEDKSAADPEELTLVYNLRKLMKSDLVGGAIITALSQTGALYKSKSDYLPQELLGEKGFDSMDPFIPVSVPVYSEKEFESCYLYYMDRQWLQHPQSRTEEGKKELIFLSNRNPWMFEKICGHL